A single window of Cytophagales bacterium DNA harbors:
- a CDS encoding ATPase, producing the protein MLYPYISSPDGLAQWFVDGVSVDEDNIYNFVWDGEDHFAKMVSSKHNQYVKFQFISKNTKQNSDPNYLELELLKNEITETVYISITDYSEMDNLEELNELWSCFIDNLRELVGG; encoded by the coding sequence ATCCTATATCCTTATATTAGTAGTCCTGACGGATTAGCACAATGGTTTGTTGATGGCGTTAGTGTTGATGAAGATAATATTTATAACTTTGTATGGGATGGTGAAGATCATTTTGCAAAAATGGTATCATCTAAGCATAATCAGTATGTGAAATTTCAATTTATTTCTAAAAATACAAAACAAAACAGCGATCCTAATTATTTAGAACTTGAGTTATTAAAAAATGAAATTACTGAAACAGTTTATATTAGCATTACAGATTATTCTGAAATGGATAATTTAGAGGAGTTGAATGAGCTATGGTCTTGTTTTATTGACAACTTAAGGGAACTTGTAGGAGGGTGA
- the rplT gene encoding 50S ribosomal protein L20, producing MPRSVNAVASQLRRKKILKAAKGYWGRRKNVYSVARNAVEKGLLYAYRDRKNNKRMFRRLWIQRINAGVREYGMSYSQFMGKLKQANIDIDRKVLADLAMNNPETFKAVVEKVQ from the coding sequence ATGCCAAGATCAGTAAATGCAGTCGCTTCACAGCTAAGAAGAAAAAAAATATTAAAAGCCGCTAAAGGCTATTGGGGCAGGAGGAAAAATGTATATAGCGTTGCCAGAAATGCTGTAGAAAAAGGTCTATTGTACGCATACCGTGATAGAAAAAATAACAAGAGAATGTTTAGAAGACTTTGGATCCAAAGAATAAATGCCGGGGTACGAGAATATGGAATGTCCTATTCACAGTTTATGGGCAAGCTTAAGCAGGCAAATATTGATATTGACCGGAAAGTACTTGCTGATCTGGCTATGAACAATCCTGAAACATTCAAGGCTGTTGTGGAGAAAGTACAATAG
- the rpmI gene encoding 50S ribosomal protein L35: MPKVKTNSGAKKRFRLTGTGKIKRKHAFKNHILTKKSIKRKRKLGMPALVHRSDEKRVKLLLNI, translated from the coding sequence ATGCCAAAAGTAAAAACAAATTCAGGAGCAAAAAAACGCTTTAGGTTAACCGGCACCGGTAAAATTAAAAGAAAGCACGCTTTTAAAAATCATATTCTGACTAAAAAATCTATTAAAAGGAAAAGGAAATTAGGGATGCCGGCCTTAGTGCACAGGTCTGATGAAAAGAGAGTGAAACTTTTGCTTAATATCTAA
- a CDS encoding translation initiation factor IF-3, translated as MEVRVVGEDIEQDVYNIQDAIELAKERGLDLVEIAPKANPPVCRIIEYTKFKYQYKKKQKELRAKAQKIVIKEIRFGPNTDVHDFDFKLKHAINFLNHGAKVKAYVHFPGRTIVYKQKGEVLLLKFAQALEDKAKVEYMPKMEGRRMIMILEPKQKK; from the coding sequence ATGGAAGTAAGGGTTGTGGGCGAGGATATTGAGCAGGATGTATATAATATACAGGACGCAATAGAGCTGGCTAAGGAAAGGGGGTTAGACCTTGTAGAAATAGCGCCTAAAGCTAATCCTCCTGTTTGCAGGATCATTGAATATACTAAATTTAAATACCAGTACAAAAAGAAACAGAAAGAGTTAAGAGCTAAAGCTCAGAAAATAGTAATTAAAGAGATCAGGTTTGGACCCAATACAGATGTTCATGATTTTGATTTTAAACTCAAACACGCAATAAATTTTTTAAATCATGGCGCTAAAGTTAAAGCCTACGTTCATTTTCCAGGAAGAACAATAGTCTATAAGCAAAAGGGAGAAGTATTGTTGTTAAAATTTGCACAGGCTTTGGAAGATAAGGCCAAAGTTGAATATATGCCAAAGATGGAAGGTAGAAGAATGATTATGATATTAGAACCTAAACAAAAAAAATAA
- the thrS gene encoding threonine--tRNA ligase, which translates to MGENQKLKIKITFPDGTIKEFPKGTTGLNIASGISEGLARNVLAAKVNGEVLDATRPINSDAVVQLLTWDDKGGKAAFWHSSAHLMAETLEALYPGIKFGIGPPIENGFYYDVDFGDREFSSEDFQKIESKMLDLARQKNVFLRKEISKKDAVDHFNKKGDEYKLDLLKDLQDGEITFYTQGNFIDLCKGPHIPNTAFIKAVKLMNVAGAYWRGDENNKQLTRIYGITFPRQKELTAYLEVIEEAKKRDHRKLGKELELFTFSEKVGLGLPLWLPKGTVLRERLMDFLKKAQQRAGYLPVTTPHIGNKELYITSGHYEKYGKDSFQPIATPSEGEEFFLKPMNCPHHCEIYKSKPRSYKDLPVRLAEFGTVYRYEQSGELQGLTRVRGFTVDDAHIFCRPDQVKEEFLAVIDLIMYVFDALDFRDYTAQISLRDPQEKEKYIGTDEDWEKAERAIIEAAREKKLTTVTELGEAVFYGPKLDFMVKDALGRNWQLGTIQVDYQLPERFRLEYIGSDNQKHRPVMIHRAPFGSLERFIAVLIEHCEGNFPLWLSPEQVAVLPISEKYEVYAQTVLSDLQTDDITGFIDNRDEKIGKKIRDAELKKVPYMIIVGEKEEKEGKIAVRRHGKGDLGSFSHEEFEKMFRDEAKVGEFRT; encoded by the coding sequence ATGGGTGAAAATCAAAAATTAAAAATAAAGATCACCTTCCCTGACGGAACTATAAAAGAGTTCCCAAAAGGTACAACCGGCCTCAATATTGCTTCCGGCATTAGTGAAGGACTTGCCCGAAACGTGCTGGCAGCAAAAGTCAATGGAGAAGTATTGGACGCCACAAGACCCATCAATAGTGATGCTGTGGTGCAGTTGTTAACCTGGGATGACAAGGGAGGTAAAGCTGCATTCTGGCATTCCTCAGCACATTTAATGGCAGAAACGCTTGAAGCGCTGTATCCTGGTATAAAATTCGGTATCGGGCCACCCATTGAAAATGGGTTTTACTATGATGTTGATTTTGGCGATAGAGAGTTTTCGTCTGAAGATTTTCAGAAGATAGAAAGTAAAATGCTTGACCTGGCAAGGCAAAAAAACGTTTTTTTGAGAAAGGAAATTTCTAAAAAAGATGCTGTAGATCATTTCAATAAAAAAGGAGATGAGTATAAATTAGATCTGCTGAAGGATCTTCAGGATGGTGAAATTACCTTTTACACCCAAGGGAACTTTATAGACCTTTGTAAAGGCCCACACATACCAAATACAGCATTTATTAAAGCTGTTAAATTAATGAATGTAGCAGGCGCCTATTGGCGGGGCGATGAAAACAATAAACAGCTTACAAGGATTTATGGCATTACCTTCCCCAGGCAAAAAGAATTGACAGCGTACCTGGAAGTAATTGAAGAGGCAAAAAAACGTGACCATCGAAAACTGGGAAAAGAGTTGGAGCTTTTTACTTTTTCTGAAAAAGTAGGATTGGGTTTACCATTGTGGCTCCCTAAAGGAACTGTTTTAAGAGAACGTTTGATGGATTTTCTGAAAAAAGCGCAGCAAAGAGCAGGCTATCTGCCTGTAACTACCCCACATATTGGAAATAAAGAACTCTATATAACTTCAGGGCATTACGAAAAATATGGCAAGGATTCTTTCCAGCCAATTGCAACCCCCAGCGAAGGGGAAGAGTTTTTTTTAAAGCCTATGAATTGCCCCCATCACTGCGAAATCTACAAAAGCAAGCCGCGTTCTTATAAAGACCTTCCTGTTCGTTTAGCAGAGTTTGGCACCGTTTACCGCTATGAACAAAGTGGGGAATTACAGGGTTTGACACGTGTGCGGGGTTTTACCGTTGATGATGCACATATTTTTTGCCGCCCTGACCAGGTCAAGGAAGAATTTTTAGCAGTTATTGACCTGATCATGTACGTTTTTGACGCCCTTGATTTTAGAGATTATACTGCCCAGATATCTTTGAGAGATCCACAGGAAAAAGAAAAATATATTGGAACAGATGAAGATTGGGAAAAAGCAGAACGGGCTATTATTGAAGCAGCCCGGGAGAAAAAATTAACCACCGTCACTGAATTGGGTGAAGCCGTATTTTACGGTCCAAAACTGGATTTTATGGTCAAAGATGCACTGGGCCGAAACTGGCAATTAGGGACGATACAGGTTGATTATCAACTACCCGAAAGGTTCCGGTTAGAATACATAGGGTCAGATAATCAGAAACATCGCCCTGTGATGATTCATAGAGCGCCATTTGGGTCATTAGAAAGGTTTATAGCTGTATTAATTGAGCATTGTGAGGGAAATTTTCCTCTTTGGCTTTCACCCGAACAGGTAGCTGTATTGCCTATTTCAGAAAAATATGAAGTTTATGCTCAAACGGTCTTATCAGATTTACAAACAGATGATATCACGGGTTTTATAGATAACCGGGATGAAAAGATCGGGAAAAAAATTCGTGATGCCGAATTAAAAAAAGTGCCTTACATGATAATCGTTGGTGAAAAAGAAGAGAAGGAAGGAAAAATAGCAGTGAGAAGACATGGAAAAGGGGACTTAGGCAGCTTTTCCCATGAAGAATTTGAAAAAATGTTCAGAGATGAAGCAAAGGTGGGGGAGTTTAGGACATAA
- a CDS encoding tetratricopeptide repeat protein — MKFYIFIIGTFLFLNACGSKSDSDNSIHEVQLETNPTEAKLLAVSDAIKNNPENPELYYKRAKLYLEAGEDTLALNDIIFALEKDSINGKYYFIKSKAYRAINKIKLSLKAAEKAELLQLKNPELFILIGEMYYIVMQYQKAFDYMNKALRITPFNADAYFYKGMIYAEIGDTARAISNLQTAIEQTPEYVEAHNNLVRLFNARKEYDIAMQYINSGLRYNAANPFLYYNKGVTFQYLNELDTSKACYLKALEFDPEFYLAHYNLGVLAFNERNYDDAEIYFLNAINAQGPASWRGRAPPTGGVKSNQQMSSAYYLLGRTYEYRARKKEAIPQYEMAVSLDSLNQDAAGALKKLKRKIYRKKVVKQVVQVSQDSVKTVLSDTIR, encoded by the coding sequence ATGAAATTTTATATATTTATAATTGGCACTTTTTTATTCTTAAACGCTTGTGGTTCCAAAAGCGATAGTGATAATAGTATCCACGAAGTTCAACTTGAAACAAACCCCACAGAAGCTAAGCTACTAGCTGTAAGCGATGCCATCAAAAATAACCCCGAAAACCCTGAGCTTTATTATAAAAGGGCTAAACTATACCTGGAAGCGGGTGAAGATACACTGGCTTTGAATGATATTATATTTGCTCTTGAAAAGGATTCTATAAATGGAAAATATTATTTCATTAAATCTAAAGCATACAGGGCAATTAATAAAATTAAATTGAGTTTGAAAGCAGCGGAAAAAGCAGAATTGTTGCAGTTAAAAAATCCGGAACTTTTTATATTGATCGGAGAGATGTATTACATCGTCATGCAATACCAAAAAGCATTTGATTATATGAATAAAGCTCTCAGGATCACTCCTTTCAATGCTGATGCTTATTTCTACAAAGGGATGATATACGCTGAAATCGGAGATACTGCCAGAGCCATTTCAAACCTGCAAACAGCTATTGAGCAAACCCCTGAATATGTTGAAGCGCATAATAACCTTGTAAGACTATTTAATGCCAGGAAAGAATACGATATTGCCATGCAGTATATTAACTCCGGTTTAAGGTACAACGCGGCCAACCCGTTCCTGTATTATAATAAAGGAGTTACATTTCAATACTTAAATGAATTGGATACTTCAAAGGCGTGTTATTTAAAAGCATTGGAATTTGATCCTGAATTTTATCTGGCTCATTATAATCTGGGCGTATTGGCTTTCAATGAACGAAATTATGATGATGCGGAGATATATTTTTTGAATGCAATAAATGCGCAGGGCCCCGCCAGTTGGCGGGGCAGGGCCCCGCCAACTGGCGGGGTAAAGAGTAATCAACAGATGAGTTCTGCTTATTATTTGTTAGGACGAACTTATGAATATAGAGCCCGCAAAAAGGAAGCGATCCCACAATATGAAATGGCTGTTAGTTTAGATTCTCTGAACCAGGATGCAGCGGGTGCGCTGAAAAAGTTAAAGAGGAAAATATACAGGAAGAAGGTGGTTAAGCAGGTGGTGCAAGTATCTCAGGATTCTGTTAAAACGGTTTTAAGTGATACTATTCGGTAA
- a CDS encoding carboxypeptidase-like regulatory domain-containing protein, which yields MLYALCAMLLCFSQLLIAQQKIVVVKGRITDAQTADGLPFVNVYFKGTTIGTTTDFEGYYRLSTDKPTDSLVASYIGYITKVKAVKLEKRDWKMEISKVGFIKPINFQLESAALKLKEVVVVAGENPAFATMRKVIKNKSKNDKRSLSAYEYESYNKIELDIDNITDKFRNKKIMRKITSIFDSLQQLAGEDGRPVLPVFVSESISKYHYRDNPKKSREDILHTKITGVGLDDGTLVSQIIGTSFQQYNFYENWLSILEKDFVSPIADGWRLYYQYLLADSMFLGNEWCYKIEINPKRPQDLAFWGTIWIADTSFALKRIDVTVGKSANLNYIEKIKIQQELKQTEAGAWLPVKNRVLIDIAEVKDDWAGMLAKFYTSNRNFKVNEPKDIKFYEDKIVVAEDALQNMDDNEFWAEQRHDTLTATDRNVYDMIDTLRNMPLIKTYIDIIDIIVNGYYSLGKIDLGSYAFLYTYNNIEHSRIRIGFRTNYDFSKKLIFKGYVAYGTFDRKWKYDAKVRYIASFNPRTEMGFGYKYDLRQVGLTDEIENNLFLAFSNYGVLSKPFYSEEKKLWIQSEFVKGITEKITFKNYSFIPQFDFQYPTPEPNGGDTVINDFVTTEVTFESRFAKDEAFIQNDNERISLGAKKWPILTIRYTLGISNVLFSDFDYHKVTLNISDKFRLGQFGISYYSLTAGHIFSVLPYPLLAVHLGNETPFYNRETFNLMNYFEFVSDSYVWLNYRHHFNGLIFNRIPLFKKLKWRAIATANVLFGGVVREDNIPKEDQQFGTLDQEFKILKIPGVIIPYVEVSYGIENILRLFRVEAFHRLTYYNKTKYPHDNNFGIRFSVQFRL from the coding sequence ATGCTCTATGCGCTTTGCGCCATGCTATTATGTTTTTCTCAGTTGCTTATTGCCCAACAAAAAATTGTAGTTGTAAAAGGCAGGATCACTGATGCACAAACCGCAGATGGCTTGCCCTTTGTGAATGTCTATTTTAAGGGTACAACAATTGGCACAACCACAGATTTTGAAGGGTATTACAGGTTGAGTACAGATAAACCCACCGATTCATTAGTTGCCTCTTATATTGGATATATTACAAAAGTTAAAGCAGTGAAGTTAGAAAAGAGAGATTGGAAGATGGAAATTTCCAAAGTAGGTTTCATTAAACCAATTAATTTTCAATTGGAAAGTGCCGCTCTGAAACTGAAAGAAGTAGTAGTGGTTGCAGGTGAAAATCCTGCATTTGCAACCATGAGAAAAGTTATTAAAAACAAATCAAAAAATGATAAAAGATCACTGTCTGCTTATGAATATGAGAGTTATAATAAGATTGAATTGGATATTGATAACATTACTGATAAATTCCGAAATAAAAAGATCATGCGGAAGATCACATCAATTTTTGATAGTCTTCAGCAATTAGCAGGTGAGGACGGCAGGCCTGTTTTACCGGTTTTCGTTTCAGAGTCAATATCTAAGTATCACTACCGTGATAATCCCAAAAAATCCAGGGAAGATATACTCCATACAAAAATTACCGGGGTAGGTTTGGATGATGGAACTTTGGTATCACAAATAATTGGTACTTCATTTCAACAGTATAATTTTTATGAGAACTGGCTCAGTATATTGGAAAAAGATTTTGTTTCTCCTATTGCCGATGGCTGGAGACTTTATTACCAATATTTGTTGGCAGACAGTATGTTTCTTGGAAATGAGTGGTGCTATAAAATAGAGATCAACCCCAAACGTCCACAGGACCTTGCATTCTGGGGTACTATTTGGATTGCAGATACTTCCTTCGCATTGAAACGGATTGATGTTACGGTTGGTAAAAGCGCCAATCTTAATTATATTGAAAAAATTAAGATACAGCAGGAATTAAAACAGACTGAAGCTGGTGCATGGCTGCCGGTTAAAAACCGTGTTTTGATAGATATAGCTGAAGTTAAAGATGATTGGGCAGGAATGCTTGCGAAGTTTTATACATCAAACAGGAACTTTAAAGTTAATGAACCAAAAGATATAAAATTCTATGAAGATAAGATAGTAGTAGCCGAAGATGCTCTTCAAAATATGGATGATAATGAATTTTGGGCCGAACAGCGCCATGATACACTTACAGCAACAGATAGGAATGTTTATGATATGATAGATACGCTAAGAAACATGCCACTGATCAAAACTTATATTGATATTATAGATATAATCGTTAACGGGTATTACTCACTTGGCAAGATTGATCTTGGTTCTTATGCGTTTTTATATACCTATAATAATATTGAACATTCAAGGATCCGGATAGGTTTCAGAACAAATTATGATTTCAGCAAAAAATTGATATTTAAAGGATATGTTGCCTATGGTACCTTTGACCGGAAATGGAAATATGACGCTAAGGTAAGATATATTGCAAGTTTCAATCCCCGTACCGAAATGGGGTTCGGGTATAAGTATGACCTCAGGCAGGTTGGTTTGACTGATGAAATTGAAAATAACCTTTTTCTTGCCTTTTCAAACTATGGCGTATTGAGTAAGCCTTTTTATAGTGAGGAAAAGAAATTATGGATACAAAGTGAATTTGTAAAAGGTATTACAGAAAAAATCACATTCAAAAATTATTCATTTATTCCTCAGTTTGATTTTCAATACCCTACTCCAGAACCAAATGGAGGGGATACGGTAATAAATGATTTTGTCACAACCGAAGTGACCTTTGAATCAAGGTTTGCAAAAGATGAGGCTTTTATACAAAACGACAATGAAAGAATTAGCCTTGGAGCTAAAAAATGGCCTATTCTAACGATTAGATATACATTGGGTATAAGCAACGTTCTTTTTAGTGATTTTGACTATCATAAAGTAACTTTAAATATAAGCGATAAGTTTAGGTTAGGTCAGTTTGGTATTTCGTACTATTCACTTACTGCAGGACATATTTTTTCAGTGCTGCCTTATCCGCTCCTGGCAGTGCATCTGGGAAATGAAACACCCTTTTATAACAGGGAGACCTTTAATTTAATGAATTATTTTGAGTTTGTCAGTGATAGTTATGTATGGCTAAATTACAGACATCATTTTAACGGGCTGATATTTAATCGAATCCCTTTATTTAAGAAATTAAAATGGAGAGCGATTGCAACAGCAAATGTGTTGTTTGGAGGCGTAGTAAGAGAAGATAATATACCAAAAGAAGATCAACAATTTGGAACACTAGATCAAGAATTTAAAATACTAAAAATACCTGGGGTTATAATTCCCTACGTTGAGGTCAGCTATGGCATTGAAAATATTTTAAGATTGTTCAGGGTAGAAGCATTTCATCGCTTAACATACTATAATAAAACTAAATATCCTCATGATAATAATTTTGGGATTAGGTTTTCGGTGCAGTTCAGGTTGTAA
- a CDS encoding M1 family metallopeptidase: MKNLLFFTFLLIICHELLAQNDTLPKVGPNPSTSPPTSPPKSPRRGDFSPPIAKGKSDGKVPPSGGFRGADYWKNRPPHPGYWQQDVHYEIKATIDDKKDIIDAAYYKLTYWNNSPHDLDELYFHLYQNTFQPGSYYHNLWLNNNRVPIFGKRYEEKGLGTVIENLKINQIPVETELDNTILKVKLNQPLKSGDSLVVTMQFKTYFDQGSMRRRMKRYYFFGNKHYNGVHWYPAICVYDRKFGWTTDQHLDKEFYSDFGTFDVTLTFPHEYIVEATGILQNPGEVLPDTLMELLDITNFKDTPLNSPPSIVIPKKNDKIKTWIYHAENVHNFAFTADPTYRIGEIEWKGIKVIALAQEPHASRWQKSAEYAAKVIQLYSQDFGMYAWPKIIVADARDGMEYPMLTLDGGLYPRHKSLLAHEIGHMWFYGMVGNNETYRAFLDEGFTQFLTVWCMNKLERDTLLPRPPSLKNNYRYNRLYYPYLKNVHEGYDEKLNTHSAAYNGALRHGGGYGLVYYKTGVMLYNLVYVLGDELFLKAMQYYFNKWKFCHPYPEDFRKAIIDYTQTDLNWFFDQWLETTKYIDYAIQKVKRSGSGSKENKERSEDPPFVETLHATSLQKEQSYEITFKRLGRMQMPLDFTVTNKNGLQYNYHIPNTWFVKERNKGRLPAESQKAQARGAGDSLVTILPKWYGWDRLAPIYTAKIAIDGKIKEIEIDPRHYLADIDLRNNKWNTTLPSLFSLLGRKGISTWKFDNRLPSTPQWTTQQNYWRPDIWYNSYDGFQFGLHAEGNYFNQKSFYSANIWYNSRLLQGNFENSIENNNNPVSFNLSIKENLNKYWRNAWLTQYINHNAGLFSAGLGLEKTFKKQDQYNREFSKIYIKFKSMFRAKDTDTLYLLYPSYWSVNSLNNTLDMGFQRIYRYRKGRGVFNAGIRVPFIGSDFNYSYLQVSCVNYNYLGKFELKTRFFAQYGYGEPPRESSLYLAGANPETLYNNNFTRAVGFIPAEWVGYGTDVNHFQHGGGLNLRGYAGYLSPDGTKDAVILNYVGKSGISANFELDFDRFIKFRPKKLRKYFHLDAYLFTDMGLLTYINSKGNQKLGSFRMDAGIGSALTIKAGRLRIKPLTIRFDMPLFLNRTPAVSPEFVKFRYVVGINRAF, encoded by the coding sequence ATGAAAAACCTTCTATTTTTTACCTTCTTATTGATTATTTGCCATGAACTGCTTGCACAAAATGACACGTTACCAAAAGTAGGACCCAATCCCTCTACCAGCCCCCCTACCAGCCCCCCTAAATCCCCCCGAAGGGGGGACTTTAGCCCCCCAATTGCCAAAGGCAAAAGCGATGGCAAAGTCCCCCCTTCGGGGGGATTTAGGGGGGCTGACTACTGGAAAAACAGGCCCCCTCATCCAGGCTATTGGCAGCAAGATGTACATTATGAAATCAAAGCGACTATTGATGATAAAAAAGACATTATTGACGCTGCTTACTATAAGCTAACCTATTGGAATAATTCTCCGCATGACCTTGATGAACTCTATTTTCATCTTTACCAGAATACTTTTCAACCTGGCTCTTACTACCATAATCTCTGGCTCAATAATAACAGGGTGCCAATATTTGGCAAAAGGTATGAAGAAAAAGGACTCGGTACAGTTATTGAAAATTTAAAAATAAATCAAATTCCCGTTGAAACTGAACTGGATAATACCATTCTAAAAGTAAAATTAAACCAACCCTTAAAAAGCGGGGATTCCTTAGTCGTAACGATGCAATTCAAAACCTACTTTGACCAGGGGTCTATGCGCAGAAGAATGAAGAGATATTACTTCTTTGGAAATAAGCACTACAACGGGGTGCATTGGTATCCGGCTATCTGTGTTTATGACAGAAAATTTGGCTGGACCACCGATCAACACCTTGACAAGGAATTTTATTCCGATTTTGGGACCTTTGACGTAACATTAACATTTCCCCATGAGTATATTGTAGAAGCAACCGGCATTCTGCAAAATCCCGGGGAAGTTCTACCAGACACATTAATGGAACTATTAGATATTACAAATTTTAAAGATACCCCCTTAAACTCTCCACCTTCAATAGTTATTCCTAAAAAAAATGACAAAATAAAAACCTGGATCTACCACGCAGAAAATGTACATAATTTTGCTTTTACTGCGGATCCTACTTACAGGATTGGTGAAATTGAATGGAAAGGGATCAAGGTAATAGCGCTGGCCCAGGAGCCCCATGCATCAAGATGGCAAAAATCAGCAGAATACGCAGCTAAAGTAATTCAATTATATTCACAGGATTTTGGAATGTATGCCTGGCCCAAGATCATTGTAGCAGATGCCAGAGACGGTATGGAATATCCCATGCTGACTTTAGACGGTGGCTTGTACCCACGGCACAAAAGCCTTTTAGCCCATGAGATCGGACATATGTGGTTTTACGGAATGGTTGGCAACAACGAAACCTATCGTGCCTTTTTAGATGAAGGATTTACGCAATTCTTAACGGTGTGGTGTATGAATAAACTTGAACGGGACACATTACTTCCGCGCCCTCCATCTCTCAAAAATAATTACAGGTATAATCGCCTTTATTACCCCTACCTTAAAAACGTGCACGAAGGCTATGATGAAAAACTTAATACCCATTCTGCTGCATATAATGGTGCATTAAGACACGGAGGTGGATATGGTTTGGTCTATTATAAAACAGGCGTAATGCTCTACAATTTAGTATATGTCCTCGGTGATGAGTTGTTCTTAAAAGCAATGCAGTATTATTTCAATAAATGGAAATTTTGCCACCCATATCCCGAAGATTTCCGCAAAGCAATTATTGACTATACACAAACTGACCTTAACTGGTTCTTTGACCAATGGTTGGAAACCACTAAGTATATTGATTATGCCATTCAAAAAGTTAAAAGAAGTGGCAGTGGCAGTAAAGAAAATAAGGAGAGGTCTGAAGACCCTCCTTTTGTAGAGACGTTGCATGCAACGTCTCTACAAAAGGAACAGAGCTACGAAATTACATTTAAAAGATTGGGTAGAATGCAAATGCCTCTTGATTTTACCGTTACTAATAAAAATGGGTTACAATATAATTATCATATCCCTAATACATGGTTTGTAAAAGAAAGGAACAAGGGACGCCTGCCTGCCGAATCCCAAAAGGCGCAGGCAAGGGGGGCGGGGGATAGTTTAGTAACTATCCTTCCAAAATGGTATGGCTGGGACCGCTTAGCGCCCATTTATACCGCAAAAATAGCCATTGATGGCAAGATCAAAGAAATTGAGATAGACCCCAGGCATTATCTTGCCGACATTGACCTGAGAAACAACAAATGGAACACCACCTTACCCTCCTTGTTCTCCTTGTTAGGGAGAAAAGGGATTTCTACCTGGAAATTTGACAACAGGCTGCCTTCCACCCCACAATGGACAACACAACAAAATTACTGGAGGCCTGATATCTGGTATAACAGCTATGATGGATTCCAGTTTGGATTACACGCTGAAGGAAACTATTTCAATCAAAAAAGTTTTTATTCGGCAAATATATGGTATAATTCAAGATTACTTCAAGGCAATTTTGAAAACAGCATAGAAAATAACAATAATCCTGTTTCATTTAATTTATCCATTAAAGAAAATCTAAACAAATATTGGCGAAATGCCTGGCTTACCCAATATATTAACCACAATGCGGGCTTATTTAGTGCAGGGCTAGGCCTTGAAAAAACATTCAAAAAACAAGACCAATACAATCGTGAATTTTCAAAAATATATATAAAATTCAAATCAATGTTTAGAGCAAAGGATACAGATACGTTATACCTCCTGTATCCATCATATTGGTCTGTAAATTCGCTTAACAATACACTTGATATGGGTTTTCAACGCATATACAGGTATAGAAAAGGGCGTGGTGTATTTAATGCAGGAATTCGAGTTCCATTTATTGGCAGTGATTTCAATTATTCTTATCTTCAGGTTTCCTGTGTGAATTATAATTACCTGGGAAAATTTGAACTAAAAACACGATTCTTTGCCCAATACGGATATGGAGAGCCGCCACGTGAATCTTCGCTATACCTTGCCGGCGCCAATCCTGAAACATTATATAATAACAACTTTACACGTGCAGTTGGTTTTATACCTGCTGAATGGGTGGGCTATGGTACAGATGTAAACCATTTCCAGCATGGAGGAGGTTTGAACCTTCGCGGATATGCCGGATATCTGTCCCCTGACGGTACAAAAGATGCCGTTATCTTAAACTATGTTGGCAAATCAGGGATCAGCGCTAACTTTGAGCTGGATTTTGACAGATTCATAAAATTCAGGCCCAAAAAATTGAGAAAATACTTTCATTTAGATGCATACCTTTTCACTGATATGGGACTTCTAACCTATATAAACAGTAAAGGAAATCAAAAATTGGGCAGCTTTAGAATGGATGCCGGTATAGGCAGCGCGCTAACTATAAAAGCCGGCCGGTTACGTATAAAACCGTTGACAATCAGGTTTGATATGCCCCTCTTCCTGAACAGGACGCCTGCCGTCTCCCCTGAATTTGTAAAATTTAGGTATGTGGTAGGGATCAACAGGGCGTTTTGA